In Sandaracinaceae bacterium, the genomic window CCGAGCCCGCGGGCCGCCATGTCGAGGTCCAGCTGCGGGTCGGTGAGGTGTTGCTCGAGCCACACCAGCAGCCGCGCCTCGAGGTCGTCCGGCACGTTGGGCAGCTGCTTGAAGCTCGCCTGCACCAGCGCCAGCAGCTGCTCCTCGGCCGTGAGTGCGTCGGAGGGGTCCAGCTCGCCGCTCGCCGCGATGGTGTCCACCATGGCGACCAACATGCGAGGCACGACCCCCGTGACGGGCAGCGCGGTGGCCGCCAACATGTCGGGGTCGCGCTTGGCGCGCGGCACGAACTCGTCTGGGATGTAGAGCGAGAGCTGCTCGAACGGCGTGGGAAAGCGGAACGCGAACTCGCTCGCGGCGTGGACGAACGCGGCCTGCCCGACATCGAGCAAGACGCGCTTGCCACGTTGCTCGATGACCCCGCGACCACGCAGCTGGATGTTCAAGAAGTAGCCGTGTTGGCCCGAGTCGCGCACGGAACGCGCGCCACGCAGGACGTTCTGCGGCGACCCCGCGATGCGACCGACCTTGAGCGCCGCCGTGTCGCAGGTCCGTATCGCACCCTCGAACGGCCCGGGGCTCAGCGGCTCGACATCCATCTCGAAGTAGGCCCGCCGGAGACCGTCGCGGTAGCCCTCGACGCGCTCGCCGAAGCGGAGACCCTCGCTCGAGAATTCCATCGGCGGCAGGCTACCACGAGCCGACGTTCTTTCGCGGGTTGCTGGTCGTCCGTCGCGCGCGTCCTCCGACGCGGACACAGACGTCTCCGCGTGCTCGCGCGAGGCCGGTTGACAGCGGTGGCCGCCCACCGCACACAAATCGGATTCCCATGGACCGCCGCGAACACCCCTACCTGCCCTTTCTCCATGAAGTGAAGGCCCCCGCCAAGTACCTCGGCGGGGAGCCCGGTGAGGTGCACAAGGACTGGGACGCGGCCAGCTGCCGCATCTGCCTCGCGTTCCCCGACATGTACGAGATCGGGATGAGCCACCTGGGCTACAAGATCCTGTACGGGCTCATCAACGGGCACCCCAAGCTCTTGGCGGAGCGCGCCTACGCGGTGTGGCCCGACATGGAAGCCCGCCTGCGCGAGCACCAGGTGCCGCTGCTCTCGCTGGAGTCGGCCCGCCCGCTGCGCGAGTTCGACATCGTCGGCTTCTCACTGCAGTTCGAGCTCACGTACACCAACATCCTGCAGATGCTCGAGCTGGGCGGCATCCCGCGCTGGGCCAGCGAACGCGGCGAGCAAGACCCGCTCGTCATCGCGGGCGGGCCCGTCGCGACCCACGCGGAGCCCATCGCGCCGTTCATCGACGTGTTCCTCATCGGCGATGGTGAAGCGAAGCTCCCCGAGGTGATGCTCACCTGGAGCGCCCTGCGCGACGCGGGTGTCCCCCGGGCGGAGCGTCTGCTCGCGCTCGCCAAGCTCGGCGGCCTGTACGTGCCCGCGCTGTACGAGACCTCCGTCTCGCAGGACCTCGGCCTGGTCGTGGTCGACCCCGGTCACCCCGAGGCCCCCTACCCGGTCGAGCGCACCTTCGTCGGGAACCTGGACCAGTACCCGTTTCCCTCGGGCGGCCCCGTGTCGGCCACCGAGACCATCTTCGACCGCGTCTCGGTCGAGGTGGCGCGCGGCTGCACCGAGGGGTGCCGCTTCTGCCAGGCGGGCATGATCTACCGCCCCGTGCGCGAGCGCAGCCCGCAGCAGATCATCGACACCATCGTCGCGTCGGTGAAGACCGGCGGCTATGACGAAGCCTCGCTCACGTCGCTCTCCACGGCCGACTACAGCGCCATCGCGCCGCTGGTGCAGCAAACCATGAAGGCCCTCGAGGGGCAGCGCGTGAACGTCAGCGTGAGCTCGCTGCGCGCCTACGGCCTGAGCGAGGACGTGCTGGACGACATGAAGTCGCAGCGCGCGGGCGGACTCACCTTCGCGCCAGAGGCCGGCACGCAGCGCATGCGCGACGTCGTGAACAAGAACGTCACGGAGGAGCAGCTGCTCGAGACGGCCCAGCGCGTGTTCAGCCGCGGCTGGAAGAAGATGAAGCTCTACTTCATGATCGGCCTCCCCACGGAGGAGGACGAGGACGTGGAGGGCATCGTCTGGACGGGGCACAACGCGTGGAAGCGCGGCGCACAAGCGCGCGGAGACAACCGCGGCCAGGTCACCGTCAGCGTCTCCACCTTCGTGCCCAAGCCGCACACGCCGTTCCAGTGGGCGGCCATGAACGACTACGACGAGGTGCGCCGCAAGCAGCGCATCCTGCGTGACGCCGCGCGCCGCTCGAAGGTCCAGCTGAAGGTCCACGACAGCAAGGGCTCGTGGCTGGAGGGCGTGCTGGCGCGTGGCGACCGACGCCTGGCGCAGGTCATCTCCGACGCGTTCGACCGCGGCTGCCGCTTCGACTCGTGGGACGACCAGCTGAAGCTCGACGTGTGGAGCGAGGCCATGCAGGCGCACACCATCGACACCGAGGGGCTGCTGGGGACGTTCCCCGTGACCGCCCGCCTGCCGTGGGACCACCTGGACGTCGGGCTCGAGGACGGCTTCCTGGCGCGCGAGTACCGCAAGGCGCTCAAGAACCGCCTGAGCCCCCCCTGCGGCAAGGCCGCGGGCATGTTCGTGCACCACACCAACGTCGCCGAGGCCAAGGCCGATACGCGCCGCCTGGTCTGCTACGACTGCGGCATCGCGTGCGACATGACCGAGATGCGGGAGGAGCGCTTGGTGCGCCTGCGCGTGCTGGGCGCCGAGGAGCCGCGGCGCCAGGAACTCCCCGTCGAGACGCTCGAGGCGGTCGAGCACGGCGAGACCATCGACGCCCTCGAGACCGACGAGACCATCGACACCCTCGAGACCGACGCGCCGTCGCGGGCGGCGGCAGACGCCGAGCGAGCCACCGAGAGCGAGCACCCGAGGCCAGCGAGTGCCCCCAGCGACGGCCAAGGCGACGGCCCCGTCCCGTACGTGCAGGTACCGCACGCCCGCGCGAGCCAGGGAGAGCGCATGCGCATGCGCCTCTCGTTCACCAAGACCGGGCGGTTCGCCTTCCACGGGCACCTCGACCTGGTGCGCCTGTTCCCGCGCATGTTCCGCCAGCTGGACATGCCGCTCTACTACTCCGAGGGCTTCCACCCGCGGCCCGAGATGACGTTCTCGCCCGCGCTCTCGCTGGGCATCCCGAGCCTGGGCGAGTTCCTGGACCTCAAGCTCCGCGCGGGGTCCGTGACGGAGGCGGACGTCGGGCCGCTGCTGGAGCGCCTCAACGGCGTCGCGTTCGAGGGGGTGGAGTTCACCGCGGCGTGCATCCTCGGGCCCAACGACCCCGCGCTCGGGCGCATCCTCGAAGAGGCCGAGTGGGTCGCGGCGATCCCGCGTGCGGCGCTCGCCTCCATCGGCTTCGACTCGGAGGAGGCCCTCTTCGAGCGCGTGCGCAGCCAGGCCGCGCTGGAGCGCCTCGAGGTCGTACGGCGCGTGAAGGGCATCGGCCGGGTGATCGACGTGGGCACCATCCTGCGTTCTGCGGCCCCGGGTGAGGGCCTCCCAGCGCTCACGCGGGCCGGGTTCGTGGGCGACCTCGTCCCCGTGCAGTTCACCACGTGGATGCGCGCCGAGGGCAGCGCCAAGCCCACCGAGGTGATGGCCGCCCTGCTCGGGCTCGAGAACGTGGACGACCTGCCCATCCGCTTCGTGCGCAGCGGGCTCTTCGCGGTGCGCGATGGCCAGCGGCACTCCCCCATGATGCTCGAAGCGTTCCGCAACGTCCCCAGCAAGCGGGCCGACGGAGAGGCTCGAGACCCAGCTCCGACGACGGACGCCGAGCAGGCGCAGGAGGGTGCGCCGTGAGCCGCAGCGACCGGCTGCGGAGCCTGGTGCGCCGCGTGGGCGATCAGGCCCAGCGCGCCATCACCAGCGGCCCCGTCGCGACCGCCCGGAAGTTCCTGAACGAGGTGGCCCAGCGCCAGGCGCGCGTGCCCGCCGAGGCACTCACCCGCACGTTGGCCCACGCGGAGGGCGTGCGCGAGGCTTCGGCCGCTTGTGAGGGCGGACGCGTCCACATCGACGCCACGTTCGACGACGGGTCCCACGTGCAGCTCGGCCTCGTGCCGTGGGACGTGCGCTTCGCCCCCCGCGGCGCGAAGGAGCTGGTGTTCCGTGTCGAGCCCGCCAGCATGGGGCGCGAACGCCACGTGCCCGAGCTCGTGGCCGCCGTTGCCACGGTCGTCGCACACGCGCTCTGGTCGGTGGCCCTCGGCGGCGCGCGCCCGGACAGCCGCGGTGTGTTCGTGGACAAAGAGGCGGACGACCTGTTCCGCGTGGACCTGCGCAACGTCCCGGCTCTGCGGGCGCGCATGGCCACGAGCGGTGTCGCGGCGATGGTCGAAGCGGTGGCGCTGGGGAACCTGCAGGCCGAGGACGGTGTGTTGGCGCTCACCCTCGAGCTGCCCGGGCTGACCACTCGCTGAGCAGCGCATGCGACGTGCTGGCAACGACAGGCTGAGCCGCGCGGTCGACGCAGCGCTCGAGCTCAGCATCGGCGGCAGCTTCACACGGGTGGGTTCCGCGTTGCGCCGCCGACTCGACCGCTGGGACGCGCTCGACGGCGTGGACCTCCACGGCAAGGTGTTCGTCATGACCGGCGCGACCTCGGGCCTCGGCCTCGAAGCCGCGCGCCGGTTCGCGAAGATGGGCGCGACGCTGGTGCTGATCGCGCGCAACGCGGACAAGGCGGAGGTCACCTGCCGCGAGCTGCGACACCTCGCCTGCCACGACCACGTCACGTTCGAGGTCGCCGACATGGGTGACCTCGACGCGCTGAGGAGCGCCGCCCCCGCCATCCTGCGCACGCACCCCGCGGTGCACGTGCTGGTCCACAACGCTGGGGCGCTGGACGACGTGCGCCAGGAGACCCCGCAGGGCATCGAGCTGACCGTGGGAAGTCAGGTGGTGGGTCCAGTCCTGCTGACCGAGCTGCTCTTGCCCGCCCTCCGCGCCGCCAACGGCGCGAGGGTCCTGTGGGTCTCGTCGGGTGGCATGTACGGCGAGCCGCTGCGCGTGGACCGCCTCGAGATGAGCGCTGATCGCTATGATGGCGTGGCCGCCTACGCGCGCGCGAAGCGGGCGCAAGTGACGCTGGCCGAGCTCTACGCCGAGCGTCTGGCGCAAGACGGCGTCGTGGTGCACGCGATGCATCCGGGCTGGGCGGACACTCCCGGGGTGGCGCGCTCGCTGCCCGTCTTCAGGAAGGTGGTCGGCCCGCTGCTGCGCACGCCTGCGGAAGGCGCCGACACGCTGGTGTGGCTGGCCGTCGACGAGCGCGAGGTGCCCGTGCGGAGCGGCCTGTTCTGGCACGACCGCAAGCCGCGGCCCGCGCACCGCCTGGCCAGCACCGAGCGCGCCGATACGCCCGCCGAGCGCCAGCGCCTCTGGGCGTGGGTACGCGCGAAGGCACAGTTGACCGATACGCTCTGACGGGCCCGCCCGCACGCGGATCAGACGCGTGACCGCAGGCGGACCCGAAGCGTGAGCGGGCTGCGGGTCAGACGCGCTGCGGCACGCCCGCGGCGTCCAGCTTGTAGCCAGGGGGCATGTGCGCCGCGACCTCGGCCTGGCGCGCGCCAACGGCGAGCGAGGCGTCTGCCAGGCGGTCGAGCACCGTCGCGCGGATTCGCGCGCTCTCCTCCTCGAGGAACGCGTCGATCACCGCGTCCACACACTCGGCGGCGTTCTCCTGACGAAGCACGGCACCCGCCGCGTGGTACCGCGCGTTCTCGTTCATGTCGCGGATGAAGGGCAACACCGCCGCGGCGATGCGCGGATCCTGTCGCTCTTCGAGCTCGGCGAGGACCTGGATCTTCTTCTCGGGGAACCGCTCGTACTCGGCGCTCATGTCGGAGGCGATCGCGAGCAGCTCGGCGGTGACGCCCTCGTCGTCCAGCAGCTGAGTGAGGACGCGCAGCGGCCAGGCGATGCTGTCCGAGTTGTGCAGGTGCGCACGCACGGGCGCGAGGGCCGCATCTCCCATGTGCACCAGGCACTCCACGACGTAGTCCTTCTCCTCGCGGTCCGAGATGCTGGGGTCCACCTTGTAGTCGAAGCGTGGCAGCAAGGCCTCCGCAGCCGCCGCGCCGCCCACCTCACGGAGCGCCTTGATGGAGTCCCAGCGGTCTGGCGTCTGAGAGCGCTTGTTGGCGACCCGCGCCGCGTGCTTCTTGATGGCCGCGGGGCTGTCCTTTTTGGCGAAGATGTCCAGGAGACCCATGTGTTCCGCTCACGTTGGAGATCGAGTGGGAGCATGACCCGGTAGACGGGGACGCTCAAGGCGCGACCACACATCGCGCCTCGGCGCGAGCGCTTGGAGAGCCGCCGTGTCCCTCTGGGCGCGTCGAGGACGGCGCGCCCGACCGGCAGCCGCTCGCGGACTAGTTGATGAGGACGGGCTTGAGCGAGACCTGGCCGTCTGCCGACTGCACCTGGAAACGCACCATGCGACAGCCCTTCTTCTGAGCCATGTTCGCCTCCTGACCCTTCAGGCGCTCGATGAAGCGATCGGCGGCGATGTTGCTGACGTCCTCGCCCGCGGCCTGCTTGGCGGCGATGTACTCGTTGTAGACGCGCTGGTAATACTGGGCCGCGGGCTCGGCGGCGAGCTGTGCAGCCAGGTTGGCGTCGCTACCGTCGGCCGACTCGCCAGCGACGGATGGCTGCGGCGCACCGGCTGCCACCACCCCCTCCGTCTGAGCACCCCAGGTGCCGCTGCTGGTCGTGTGCCCCTCCTCGTCCGACTCCTCGACGCCCGTGAGCATGTTGATGAGCTGGTTGATGCGGTAGGCCAGACCTCCGAACTCGCCGTCGTCGATGTCGATGCGGAAGTCGGTGCGACCGTTGATGACCTTCAGGACACCCTCCTCGATGGTCTCGAGGGGCTGCAGCAGGCTCGTGCCGATGAGGAAGCTGTAGATGAAGACGCCGAGCGCCGCCACGGCCGTGAGCAAGAGGATGATGTTGGCGGCGGCCGCCCGCTCGAGGCGCGCGCTGGCGTTGACGATGGACACCATGGCCGACGGGATGGAGCTGATGCCCGGGAGCGGGCCCGCGACCGCCAAGAACGCGTCGTCGCCGACTGCGATCTCCACCCGTGAGCTGGTCTGGCCCGACTCGAGCGCCGCGGTGACCGCCGACTTGAAGGGCCCCTCCGCGCCGAGGGCGGACTCGATGGTGGTGAGCTCACCCGAGGCCGAGTAGCACTCTCCTTCGATGACGTAACCGACCGATCCGTGCGTGAGCACGCCTGCCTGCGCCTCGGCGAAGCCGTTGGAGAGGTCGTAGCCGACCACGATGGCGCCGATGACCCGTCCGTCCGCGCTGCGGACGGGCGCGGCGACCGTGCGGAGGATCTTGTTGTCCGAGCGCTGGCGCCAGAGCGTATGCATGGCGCGGCCCTCGAGGACGTCGCGCATGACGGGCAGCGTTTGACTCAGCTGGGTGTCGAACATTCGCTCGGGGTCGAGATCGCGCGCGAGCACGCGGCCGGTCTCGTCCGTGATGAGGACGATCTCCGGGCGCCCACCCATCCCGCGCGCCGGATCCGCGAGCCAGCCCGCCACGCCGTTCGCGACGGTGTGGGCGCGCGTGCGCAAGCTCTCGGTGCCGCTGGCGTTGAAGACACCCGCGACCTCGGGGGTGGACGCGCGGCCCCGCACGAGCTCCGTGAACTCACCCGCGGCCAGGCGGAACGAGCGCTGCAGGACCTCGAAGTTCCGCTGCGTTTCGTCGGCCACGTCCGAGCCCGCCTGATCGACGATGCTTCCGCGCACGACGAAGAAGGCGATCAAACCCGTGACCACGACCCACAACACGTTCCCTGCGATGATCTTCAGCCTCATGCGGCGACTCCTGGAAATAAGTCCGTTTCAGGCCTTCGACGGAGTACCGCAGGGGGGCTTCCATGGTCAAGCTCGACCAAGGGGGGCCACCGTGACCGCGGATTCCCGACGACGAGGGAATGCTTGCGCATCGGGCCCGTCCCGTGGCTTAACCACCGGATGTCGACCACGTCTGCCCGCCCGTCCCGCGCCTGCGCGCGCGTCCTGAACCCGCTGCGTGTGCTGCAGGCCCTGACGCTGTCGGCCGCGCTGGTCGCCGGGTGTGGCTCACCGAGCCCCGCGCCCGACTACCCGACGCCCGAGGATCCAGCGGTGGAAGACACGGAATTCGCGGACGTTCTGGGGCTGAACGAGGACGAGGAGGCGGAAGCGGAGGAGCCCGCGGAGGACGACTGGGTGGACCCGAGCGCCGGGGACGGCGCGGCCGAAAAGCGCTGAACCGCCATCTCTCGGGGACCACCATGCGGTTCGACCTGGAGGCGGACACCCTGATCGTGGGCGCCGGCGCGGCGGGGAGCGTCATCGCCGCGCGCATGAGCGAGAACGGGTCCCACGACGTCCTGCTGCTCGAGGCCGGGCCCGACTATTGGCCCGAACGGCCGCTGCCTGGCGATCTGGAGGACGGCACACGCAACTCCATGCGAGCCCACGACTGGGGCTACGCCATGCGTCCGTCGGCCAACGCCCGGCCGATGGACTACCCGCGAGGACGGGTCGTCGGCGGATCGAGCGCGGTCAACACCTGCATCGCCCTGCGGGGCATGC contains:
- a CDS encoding helix-turn-helix domain-containing protein — its product is MEFSSEGLRFGERVEGYRDGLRRAYFEMDVEPLSPGPFEGAIRTCDTAALKVGRIAGSPQNVLRGARSVRDSGQHGYFLNIQLRGRGVIEQRGKRVLLDVGQAAFVHAASEFAFRFPTPFEQLSLYIPDEFVPRAKRDPDMLAATALPVTGVVPRMLVAMVDTIAASGELDPSDALTAEEQLLALVQASFKQLPNVPDDLEARLLVWLEQHLTDPQLDLDMAARGLGASRRAIQYCMQRLGESFSGRVRRRRVERAQLLLRDPAWRLVPVLDIALRVGFSDATTFSRAFRRETGSTASAYRSE
- a CDS encoding TIGR03960 family B12-binding radical SAM protein, coding for MDRREHPYLPFLHEVKAPAKYLGGEPGEVHKDWDAASCRICLAFPDMYEIGMSHLGYKILYGLINGHPKLLAERAYAVWPDMEARLREHQVPLLSLESARPLREFDIVGFSLQFELTYTNILQMLELGGIPRWASERGEQDPLVIAGGPVATHAEPIAPFIDVFLIGDGEAKLPEVMLTWSALRDAGVPRAERLLALAKLGGLYVPALYETSVSQDLGLVVVDPGHPEAPYPVERTFVGNLDQYPFPSGGPVSATETIFDRVSVEVARGCTEGCRFCQAGMIYRPVRERSPQQIIDTIVASVKTGGYDEASLTSLSTADYSAIAPLVQQTMKALEGQRVNVSVSSLRAYGLSEDVLDDMKSQRAGGLTFAPEAGTQRMRDVVNKNVTEEQLLETAQRVFSRGWKKMKLYFMIGLPTEEDEDVEGIVWTGHNAWKRGAQARGDNRGQVTVSVSTFVPKPHTPFQWAAMNDYDEVRRKQRILRDAARRSKVQLKVHDSKGSWLEGVLARGDRRLAQVISDAFDRGCRFDSWDDQLKLDVWSEAMQAHTIDTEGLLGTFPVTARLPWDHLDVGLEDGFLAREYRKALKNRLSPPCGKAAGMFVHHTNVAEAKADTRRLVCYDCGIACDMTEMREERLVRLRVLGAEEPRRQELPVETLEAVEHGETIDALETDETIDTLETDAPSRAAADAERATESEHPRPASAPSDGQGDGPVPYVQVPHARASQGERMRMRLSFTKTGRFAFHGHLDLVRLFPRMFRQLDMPLYYSEGFHPRPEMTFSPALSLGIPSLGEFLDLKLRAGSVTEADVGPLLERLNGVAFEGVEFTAACILGPNDPALGRILEEAEWVAAIPRAALASIGFDSEEALFERVRSQAALERLEVVRRVKGIGRVIDVGTILRSAAPGEGLPALTRAGFVGDLVPVQFTTWMRAEGSAKPTEVMAALLGLENVDDLPIRFVRSGLFAVRDGQRHSPMMLEAFRNVPSKRADGEARDPAPTTDAEQAQEGAP
- a CDS encoding SDR family NAD(P)-dependent oxidoreductase, with the protein product MRRAGNDRLSRAVDAALELSIGGSFTRVGSALRRRLDRWDALDGVDLHGKVFVMTGATSGLGLEAARRFAKMGATLVLIARNADKAEVTCRELRHLACHDHVTFEVADMGDLDALRSAAPAILRTHPAVHVLVHNAGALDDVRQETPQGIELTVGSQVVGPVLLTELLLPALRAANGARVLWVSSGGMYGEPLRVDRLEMSADRYDGVAAYARAKRAQVTLAELYAERLAQDGVVVHAMHPGWADTPGVARSLPVFRKVVGPLLRTPAEGADTLVWLAVDEREVPVRSGLFWHDRKPRPAHRLASTERADTPAERQRLWAWVRAKAQLTDTL